CGTTTTGGCTGGCGTGCATATACAACTGTGCTCATGTATATTAGCGTACACTTATATTAAAACTTTAGCAATAACTGATTATTAGAGCCAGGGTTCTTGTCGGCGCCAGAAAAATCAAAGAGTTAGATTGTTATTGTGATGAAATCCGCTGTTGGATGCGGGTGATGACGCGCTGGCTATCCAGCTTCATCAGGCAATCGTAATGACCAAACGGGCATTGTTTTTTGAAGCAGGGGCTGCAATTCAGGTTGAGGGACACTATTTCGGCGTTGTGGCTGAGGGGCGGGGTGTAGTTGGGGGTGGAGGAACCGAACACGGCGACGATGGGGGTTTCGACGGCCGCAGCGATGTGCATCAGGCCGGAGTCGTTGCAGACGGCGATGTCGGCCACGGCCAGCAGGTCGATGGCGTCGGCCAGGCGGGTTTTGCCGCACAGGTTGCGACAATGTTCGTTGCCAATGCCTTGAACAATTTCATCACCCAGTGGTGCGTCTTTGGGGCCGCCGAGAATCCAGATGTCCCAGCCTTTGGCCACGAAATGTTTGCCGACTTCGGCGAAATACTTGGTCGGCCAGCGCTTGGCCGGGCCGTACTCGGCACCGGGGCAGAAGGCCATGACCGGGCGTTCGGTTTTGCGGATGCCGGCATGTTGCAGCGCATCGGCCTGGGTTTGTGCGCTGGTGTGCAATTTGGGGGGAGGCAGTTGTTCGCGAGTGGGGAAAACGTCCTTGGGATAGCCCAGCGCCACGTAGCGTTGCGCCATCATCGGCATGGCGGTTTTGTCGAGTTTACGGATGTCGTTGAGCAGCCCCCAACGCTGTTCGCCGACAAAGCCGGTGCGCTTTTTGATCTTGGCACCCCAGGGCAGCAACGCCGCCTTCCAGGTGTAGGGCATGACGATCGCCCAGTCGTATTGGCCCTGCATCTGCCGGCCCAGTTTGATCCGCGCCAGTGGTTTGAACTGACCATGACCAAACGGCATTTCCAGTCCCTGGCGGACTTCGGGCATGCGTTCCAGGATGGGTTTGGTCCAGCCCGGCGCGACCACGTCAATGGCGGCATCGGGATGGTCGGCGCGCAGCTGGCGTAACAGCGATTGCGCCATCACCATGTCACCGACCCAGGCAGGGCCGATGACCAGGATGGCGTTGATTTTGTCGGACATCAGACCGGTGCGAATCAGTTGTTTTTCAGCTGATAGACTGCGCCGCAGTAGGGGCAGGTCGCCGAACCGGTTTTTTCGATGGGCAGGAACACCTTGGGATGAGAATTCCAGGTGCTCATGTCCGGCGTTGGGCAATGCAGCGGCAGGTCTTTTTTGCTGATCTCGTACTTGCGTTTTGCATTGGGTGTGGCGTTGCTCATCGTTTTTGTCCCTTACTTTTTTAGGCGTGCGCCAGCCACTCGGGGTGGCGATCCAGGCGGCCATGAATCAGGTCGAAATACAGGGTTTGCAGTTTTTCGGTGATTGGGCCGCGTGAGCCGGAGCCAATGACGCGATTGTCGTACTCACGGATGGGCGTCACTTCGGCGGCAGAACCGGTGAAGAACGCTTCGTCAGCCACGTAGACTTCATCGCGGGTAATGCGTTTTTCACGCACTTCGTAGCCTTCTTCGCGGGCCAACTGAATGACCGTGGCGCGGGTAATGCCGTCCAGCGCGGAAGTCAGCTCGGGGGTGTAGATCACGCCATCGCGAATCATGAAGAAGTTTTCTGCGCTGCCTTCGGCGACAAAACCGTCGACGTCCAGCATCAGGGCTTCGTCATAGCCGTCGCGCAGGGCTTCCTGCAGCGCCAGCATGGAATTTATGTAGTTGCCGTTGGCTTTCGCCTTACACATGGCAATGTTGACATGGTGGCGGGTGTACGACGAAGTGCGAATGCGAATGCCTTTTTCCAGCGCTTCGGCACCCAGGTAGGCACCCCATGGCCAGGCGGCAATCATCACGTGGGTTTTCAGGTTGTCGGCACGCAGACCCATGCCTTCGGAACCGTAAAAACACATGGGGCGGATGTAGGCGCTTTCCAGCTTGTTTTCACGCAGTACGGCCAGGTGAGCCTGGTTGAGGGTCTCTTTGTCGTACGGCATTTTCATGCCCATGATGTGGGCGGAACGGAACAGACGGTCGGTGTGTTCCTTCAGGCGGAAAATCGCCGGACCTTTGCTGGTTTTATAGGCGCGCAGACCTTCAAAAACCCCCATGCCGTAATGCAGGGTGTGAGTCAGGACATGGGTTTTGGCTTCGCGCCAAGGCACGAATTGACCGTCCAACCAGATGACGCCATCGCGGTCGTCCATCGACATAGCTTTAACTCCTCAACAACTCGGAAATTCGATACGAAATTAGCTCAGCAGGCGTTGCCAAATTCGGCATACGCCCTCGCGGTAGTCCTGAAATTGGTCGTTCGGAACAAAACCTCGTTCGCGCTGCAGCGCCAGCTGGTGTGCCCGGTGGCGAAACGCCAGGTAGGCAGACTGCAGCATTTTAGCATCATCTGCGGGCAGAAGTTTAGTCTGGCAGGCGGTTTCTATGATACGCAGATTGTCCGGCCAGTCGGTGAGCTGCGGATGCTGGTGGGCAAAGCGCAGCACCATAAACTGGATAATGAATTCGATGTCGACGATGCCGCCCAGGCCCTGTTTGAGTTCAAAGCTGTCGGCGCTGGATTTGTCCAGTTCCTGGCGCATGCGCTGCCGCATGTTGACCACTTCGTCGCGCAGTTTGGTCGGGTCGCGTTCCAGGCACAGGGTTTCGTGGCGTATTTTCTTGAATCGCTGCAGGATGGCTGGGCTGCCGACGATGGGTCGGGCGCGCACCAGCGCCTGGTGTTCCCACACCCAGGCTTCCTTTTGCTGGTATTGGTAGTAGGCATCGATGCTGCTGACCAGCAGGCCGGCACCGCCGCTGGGACGCAGGCGGGTGTCCACGTCGTACAGTATTCCGGTGGCGGTGTGGGTGGACAGCAGACTGGTGATGCGTTGTCCCAGGCGGGCAAAGTAGACGGCATTGTCCAGCGACTTGGCGCCGTCGGTGGCTTGTTCTTCGCCGCGACTGTCATGCAAAAACACCACGTCTAGGTCGGAGCCAAAGCCCAGTTCCAGTCCGCCCAGTTTGCCGTAGGCGATGATGCCGAAGCCGGCGCTGTGTTGCCGGTCTTGCCAGCGGTAGCGTGGCCGGCCGTGTTTTTGTTGCAGTTGCTCTTCGGCGCTGGCCAGGGTTTGTTCCAGGCAGGCTTCGGCAATAAAAGTGAGGTGGTCACTTACTTTTTCTACAGGTAGTGCGTCGGTTAGCTCTGCCGCCGCTACACGCAGCACATTGGCCAGTTTGAACTGGCGCAGAATGTCCATGCGCAGCTCAACATCATCGTGGGCGATGTGCGCCAGGCGGGTGTTGAGTTCCTCGACCAGCACCGGCTTGGGCATGGCTTCGTACAAGCGTCTGGGGTCGAGCAATTCATCAAGCAGAATGGGGAAGCGACTCAGTTGTTCGGCGATCCACGGGCTGATGGCGCACAGGCGCACCAGTTGCGACAGTGCCAGCGGATGTTCGACCAACAAATCCAGATATGCGGTGCGGCGGGCAATGGCGATGATCAATTCGGCGATGCGGCGCAAACAGTCCAGTGGTGCGGCGGTGCGGCCAATGGCAGGTAGCAGCATGGGCATTAATGCTTCCATGCGTTTTTGGCCGCGCGGACCCATGTTGCGACAGGCTGAACTGTTGCGGGTGTCCTCGAGGATTTGCCACGCCTGCGCGGCATCGGCAAAACCGATGTCGGTGAGAATGGCGTGCTCCTGCTCGCGATCATGTTGGCCTGACCACAAGTTCTGTAATTTTTGCCGGCGGGCATCGGGCTGTGCAGTCGTTTGGGTTTGTGGCGAGGCAAACACCTGCTGAAAATGTTCGTGCACCAGGGCGCGGTGTTCATCGAGCTTGCGCATGAAGGTTGGCCAGTCAGCGAAATTCATCGCTACCGCCAGTCGCAGCTGGACGAGTGGATCGCTGGGCAGACTGTGGGTTTGTTTATCCTGAAAGGCCTGAATGCGATTTTCACAACGGCGCAAAAATTCATAGGCGGACAGCAGGCGCTGGACGACAAACTCGGGCAGCAATTGCATCTGGGCGATGATGGGCAATACCTGCATCAGTTCACGTTTTTGCAGGCGCGGTTCGCGACCGCCGCGAATCAGCTGAAATGCCTGGGTGATAAATTCCACTTCGCGAATGCCGCCCGCGCCGGTTTTGACGTTTTGCTCCAGTCCTTTACGTCGTGTTTCGGCGTTGATCATTTCTTTCATTTCGCGCAGCGATTCAAAACTGCTGTAATCAAGATAGCGGCGATACACAAACGGTTTGAGTCTGGCCATTAAATCCGCCGCATCGTCGGCAGCGCCAAAAATAACCCGGGCCTTGACCATGGCGTAGCGTTCCCAATCGCGGCCATGGGTTTCGTAATAATTTTCCATGGCGTCAAAACTGAGCGCCAGTTGACTGACTTCACCAAAGGGGCGCAGGCGTGCATCGGTGCGGAACACAAAACCATCGGCGGTGTTTTCGTCGAGCAAGACCATGAGTTGGCGACACAACCGGACAAAAAATTCTGCGTGCGTCTGGCTGCGGCGTCCGCCCTGGGTTTGGCCTTCGTGGGCAAAACAAAAAATCAGATCAATGTCCGATGAATAATTCAGTTCATACGCGCCCAGCTTGCCCATGCCCAAAATCACCAGTTGCATGGGCTGGCCATCGTCGCGCAATGGCGTGCCAAAATCCGCTGTTAACCACGAGTACAGTTTTTCGCAGCCGATCTGCACGCAGGCATCGGCCAGCAGACTGAGCTCGCGCAAAATCTGTAAAAGTGAGCTGAGATCGCTGATGTCACGCCAGGCAATGCGCACCATTTCGCGATTGCGGAACTGGCGCACTACCGTTCCCAGTTGTTGGCTGGATGCACAGGAGTCGCTCAGTTTGCGCAAGCGCTGCAGGTATTCGTCATCGGCGTAATCGCGCTGTAGATCACCGGATGCGAGCAGTTCTAAAAAGGCTTGCGGCTGGCGCAGGCAGTATTGCACTACAAAATCACTGGCGGCCCATACTTTGGGAAGCTGGGTTAATGGCGGTAAGGTGTTGTCCAGGGACAGTTGCTGATCTTGCAGTCGCTGCAAAAAATCTTGCCAGTGATTGCTGATCGGTGATTGCAGTGGAGAAGGGAGCGCAGAAAAGTCTAGCGTATTCACATCAATGCCTCGCAGGGGATGATGTTACATTGCCCCGGGAAAACCAATTATGCAAGTCTGGAGAGGATTAGTTTTTTTGCGCGACCAATTGGGCGATGTTGCGCTGCCCCAATTGATGATTGCCCAGCGTGCCTTCTTCGCGATAGAACACCGGGCGCAGCGCGGCAAACAACCGCAGCAGTTCGCCTTGTTCCAGCAGAAAATCCGGATTGCTGGGGCCGCTGTATCCTGGCGTGGTGTCGCGTACGAAGGTTTGGTAGAACAGCAAGCCATTGGGTTTGAGCGCGTTGACGATCGCCGGTGCCAGTGGTCGTTGCAGATAATGACTGATGACGATGACATCAAACGTGCTTTCGGGAAGTTGTGCATCGGTCAAATCGCAGCTGTGGGCTGTTAACGGCAACTGGTGTTCACTGGCATAGTGATTCAATTTGGCAACGACTACCGGTGAAATGTCCCACGCTTGCGCGCTCAGACCGTGCTTGATCAACGCCAGCGCATTGCCGGCCAATCCGCAGGCCAGATCCAGCGCCGTTCCCTGGTGGGGCAGTAGATGAATGTTTTCAGCCAGCAGTGCACAAGGCTTGGCTTTGCTGATGTCTTCCACCGTGTAGATGCGGTCCCATTTTTCCTGGACTTGTTTGTCTTCCATTAATTTCTCCAGAAGGCCGGGGTCAGCAATACCAGAATGGTGAAGATTTCCAAACGGCCCAGCAGCATGGCAAAGCACAGAACCCACTTGGCCAGATCGTTAATGCCAGCGTAATTGGCGGCCACGTCACCTAGACCGGGGCCAAGGTTGTTCATGCAGGCGGCGACGGCGGAAAAGGCGGTGACCAGATCCAGGCCAGAGGCGGCGAGCAACAAGGCCATGACGCTGAAGCTGGCGATGTACAGCGAGAAAAATCCCCATATCGATTCCATGACACGCTCATTGAGCGGTTTGTCGCCGATGCGGACTGGTACTTGGGCATTGGGGTGAATGATGCGAATGACTTCACGCATGCCTTGCTTGAACAGCAGCAGTACGCGGATGACTTTCATGCCGCCGCCGGTGGAACCAGCACAGCCGCCGACGAAGCTGAGCATCAGCAGCAGAACGGGTAAAAATCCCGGCCAGGTGTCGTACTGTGCGGTGGTAAATCCGGTGGTGGTGCCCATGGAAATCACCTGAAACAAGCCGCGCTGTATGGCTTCCGGTGCGGTGGCGAACGTGTGGGTGACGTACAGATAGGTGCAGGTGGTGACGGCGACCAAAAACAAAATTTTGAGGTAGGTGCGAAATTCTTCGTCCTGCTGATAGGGTCTAAGAGAAAAACTGCGCCAGGCGAGAAAGTGCAACGAAAAATTCACGCCGGCCAGCAGCATGAACACCATGGCAACGGCCTCGATGGTGGTGCTGTTAAAAAAGCCCATGCTGGCATCGTGGGTGGAAAATCCACCGATGGCGACGGTTGCGAACGAATGGCCAATGGCATCAAACCAGCTCATGCCGGCGGCCCAGTAGGCGACGGCGCAGGCGATGGTGAGACCCAGATAAATGTACCAAAGCGCCTTGGCGGTTTCGGTGATGCGCGGGGTGAGTTTGTTGTCTTTCATTGGGCCGGGCGTTTCTGCCTTGTACAACTGCATGCCACCGATGCCCAGCATGGGCATGATGGCCACCGCCAATACGATGATACCCATGCCGCCCAGCCACTGCATTTGTTGGCGATAGTAGAGAATGGATTGCGGCAGTGAATCCAGGCCAATGATGACCGTAGCACCGGTGGTGGTCAGTCCGGACATGGACTCAAAGACCGCGTCGGTGAGAGACATTTCGTGCTGGTTGGACAGAAACAGCGGCGTGGCCCCGGCCAGACCCAATACCAGCCAGAACATCGCAACCACGATGAAACCATCGCGCAAACGCATTTCCTTGCGTGAGTTGCGATTCGGCAGCCACAGCAGCAGGCCAGCAAACAGCAGCAAGATGAAGGCGTCAAAGAAGGGCCAGAAATTGTCGTCTTCGAAAATTAACGACACGGCAATCGGTGGCAGCATGGTGGTGGAAAACACCATCAGCAGCAAACCAATGATTCGCAAGATGGCTTTGAATTGCACTAGAAGAATCCCAGTCCGACTTGGAACAGTTGCTCGACTTCGCGGATGCGTTTTTTGTCGACCACGAACAGAATGACGTGATCTTCAGGCTGAATTACCAGTTTACCGTGGGCGATTAACACATCATCACCACGAACCACAGCGCCGATGGTGGTGCCGTCGGGCAATTTAATTTGATCAATGGCACGGCCCACGACTTTGGATGAGCTCTGATCACCGTGGGCGACCGCTTCGATGGCTTCGGCAGCACCACGACGCAGGGAATGAACCATGGCTACGTCGCCACGGCGTACATGCGCCAGCAGACTGCCGATGGTGACCTGTTGCGGCGAAATGGCGATGTCGATCAGGTCGCTTTGCACCAGATCAACATATTCGCCACGGTTGATGATGGCCATGACTTTTTTCGCCCCCAGCCGTTTGGCCAGCATGGCGGAAAGAATATTG
This DNA window, taken from Gammaproteobacteria bacterium, encodes the following:
- the waaF gene encoding lipopolysaccharide heptosyltransferase II, which codes for MSDKINAILVIGPAWVGDMVMAQSLLRQLRADHPDAAIDVVAPGWTKPILERMPEVRQGLEMPFGHGQFKPLARIKLGRQMQGQYDWAIVMPYTWKAALLPWGAKIKKRTGFVGEQRWGLLNDIRKLDKTAMPMMAQRYVALGYPKDVFPTREQLPPPKLHTSAQTQADALQHAGIRKTERPVMAFCPGAEYGPAKRWPTKYFAEVGKHFVAKGWDIWILGGPKDAPLGDEIVQGIGNEHCRNLCGKTRLADAIDLLAVADIAVCNDSGLMHIAAAVETPIVAVFGSSTPNYTPPLSHNAEIVSLNLNCSPCFKKQCPFGHYDCLMKLDSQRVITRIQQRISSQ
- a CDS encoding zinc-finger domain-containing protein: MSNATPNAKRKYEISKKDLPLHCPTPDMSTWNSHPKVFLPIEKTGSATCPYCGAVYQLKNN
- the glnE gene encoding bifunctional [glutamate--ammonia ligase]-adenylyl-L-tyrosine phosphorylase/[glutamate--ammonia-ligase] adenylyltransferase codes for the protein MNTLDFSALPSPLQSPISNHWQDFLQRLQDQQLSLDNTLPPLTQLPKVWAASDFVVQYCLRQPQAFLELLASGDLQRDYADDEYLQRLRKLSDSCASSQQLGTVVRQFRNREMVRIAWRDISDLSSLLQILRELSLLADACVQIGCEKLYSWLTADFGTPLRDDGQPMQLVILGMGKLGAYELNYSSDIDLIFCFAHEGQTQGGRRSQTHAEFFVRLCRQLMVLLDENTADGFVFRTDARLRPFGEVSQLALSFDAMENYYETHGRDWERYAMVKARVIFGAADDAADLMARLKPFVYRRYLDYSSFESLREMKEMINAETRRKGLEQNVKTGAGGIREVEFITQAFQLIRGGREPRLQKRELMQVLPIIAQMQLLPEFVVQRLLSAYEFLRRCENRIQAFQDKQTHSLPSDPLVQLRLAVAMNFADWPTFMRKLDEHRALVHEHFQQVFASPQTQTTAQPDARRQKLQNLWSGQHDREQEHAILTDIGFADAAQAWQILEDTRNSSACRNMGPRGQKRMEALMPMLLPAIGRTAAPLDCLRRIAELIIAIARRTAYLDLLVEHPLALSQLVRLCAISPWIAEQLSRFPILLDELLDPRRLYEAMPKPVLVEELNTRLAHIAHDDVELRMDILRQFKLANVLRVAAAELTDALPVEKVSDHLTFIAEACLEQTLASAEEQLQQKHGRPRYRWQDRQHSAGFGIIAYGKLGGLELGFGSDLDVVFLHDSRGEEQATDGAKSLDNAVYFARLGQRITSLLSTHTATGILYDVDTRLRPSGGAGLLVSSIDAYYQYQQKEAWVWEHQALVRARPIVGSPAILQRFKKIRHETLCLERDPTKLRDEVVNMRQRMRQELDKSSADSFELKQGLGGIVDIEFIIQFMVLRFAHQHPQLTDWPDNLRIIETACQTKLLPADDAKMLQSAYLAFRHRAHQLALQRERGFVPNDQFQDYREGVCRIWQRLLS
- a CDS encoding branched-chain amino acid transaminase, translated to MSMDDRDGVIWLDGQFVPWREAKTHVLTHTLHYGMGVFEGLRAYKTSKGPAIFRLKEHTDRLFRSAHIMGMKMPYDKETLNQAHLAVLRENKLESAYIRPMCFYGSEGMGLRADNLKTHVMIAAWPWGAYLGAEALEKGIRIRTSSYTRHHVNIAMCKAKANGNYINSMLALQEALRDGYDEALMLDVDGFVAEGSAENFFMIRDGVIYTPELTSALDGITRATVIQLAREEGYEVREKRITRDEVYVADEAFFTGSAAEVTPIREYDNRVIGSGSRGPITEKLQTLYFDLIHGRLDRHPEWLAHA
- a CDS encoding class I SAM-dependent methyltransferase, which gives rise to MEDKQVQEKWDRIYTVEDISKAKPCALLAENIHLLPHQGTALDLACGLAGNALALIKHGLSAQAWDISPVVVAKLNHYASEHQLPLTAHSCDLTDAQLPESTFDVIVISHYLQRPLAPAIVNALKPNGLLFYQTFVRDTTPGYSGPSNPDFLLEQGELLRLFAALRPVFYREEGTLGNHQLGQRNIAQLVAQKN
- a CDS encoding TrkH family potassium uptake protein, producing the protein MQFKAILRIIGLLLMVFSTTMLPPIAVSLIFEDDNFWPFFDAFILLLFAGLLLWLPNRNSRKEMRLRDGFIVVAMFWLVLGLAGATPLFLSNQHEMSLTDAVFESMSGLTTTGATVIIGLDSLPQSILYYRQQMQWLGGMGIIVLAVAIMPMLGIGGMQLYKAETPGPMKDNKLTPRITETAKALWYIYLGLTIACAVAYWAAGMSWFDAIGHSFATVAIGGFSTHDASMGFFNSTTIEAVAMVFMLLAGVNFSLHFLAWRSFSLRPYQQDEEFRTYLKILFLVAVTTCTYLYVTHTFATAPEAIQRGLFQVISMGTTTGFTTAQYDTWPGFLPVLLLMLSFVGGCAGSTGGGMKVIRVLLLFKQGMREVIRIIHPNAQVPVRIGDKPLNERVMESIWGFFSLYIASFSVMALLLAASGLDLVTAFSAVAACMNNLGPGLGDVAANYAGINDLAKWVLCFAMLLGRLEIFTILVLLTPAFWRN